In Aquiflexum balticum DSM 16537, a single genomic region encodes these proteins:
- a CDS encoding universal stress protein has protein sequence MNTTFRIVCPTDFSECSLNAIEYAAKLGEMYQSELYLFHVPDAEDYKKLSFRDLHSGGQYSFIKKKLNSLVEIVANESIPNGLKSCKGEFKEGKTVSTILEFVKDVKANLIVIGTEGVNDFKKNYVGTRSSKIVEKSEIDVLVIPRKVFFKTPKKFVYATDYIEEDKLAIQKVVEMASFWESEIDIVHVSTKVNSIDKSLHMTMVEEIKPFIKYSKINYVLKSYRDEPGLGLENYLIISKGDMLVTLSKKKSWFEQIFTNNLSRKMSYFINKPLLVIKNLS, from the coding sequence ATGAACACTACTTTTAGAATTGTTTGCCCAACCGATTTCTCGGAATGTTCTTTAAATGCCATAGAATATGCCGCTAAATTAGGTGAAATGTATCAATCGGAACTTTATCTTTTTCATGTTCCAGATGCAGAAGATTATAAAAAACTGTCATTCAGAGATTTACACTCTGGAGGTCAATATTCTTTTATAAAAAAGAAATTGAACAGTCTGGTAGAAATAGTCGCTAATGAAAGTATTCCAAATGGATTGAAATCCTGTAAAGGAGAATTCAAAGAAGGAAAGACAGTGAGCACTATTTTGGAATTTGTAAAAGATGTTAAAGCAAATCTAATCGTCATTGGTACTGAAGGTGTCAATGATTTCAAAAAAAACTATGTCGGAACCCGGTCCAGTAAAATAGTCGAAAAATCGGAAATCGATGTTTTGGTGATTCCAAGGAAAGTTTTTTTTAAGACTCCCAAAAAATTTGTTTATGCGACGGACTATATTGAAGAAGACAAACTGGCCATTCAGAAAGTCGTTGAGATGGCGTCATTTTGGGAAAGTGAAATTGATATAGTCCATGTAAGCACAAAGGTAAATTCAATTGATAAATCTTTGCACATGACAATGGTTGAGGAAATCAAACCATTTATAAAGTATTCCAAAATAAATTATGTTTTAAAATCCTACAGGGATGAACCTGGTCTGGGATTAGAAAATTATCTCATAATTTCAAAAGGCGATATGCTGGTAACATTGAGTAAAAAGAAATCCTGGTTTGAGCAGATCTTTACCAACAATTTATCACGGAAGATGTCCTATTTTATAAACAAACCCTTACTTGTCATAAAAAACCTTTCATGA
- a CDS encoding phosphatase PAP2 family protein — translation MLEKISELDQRLFLFLNSFHSDFFDPIVYQFTQTLPWVPLYIFLSYLIIKTYGTNSWWIFLAVGLTILLADKTTSALMKPYFERLRPCRDASLEGLIHHYGNCSGGFSFASSHAANSFGIATIMTLGISHKYIAVRWLFLWAVLFSYTRIYLGVHYPGDVMAGAIVGILSGSVSFYIFRIINQKVQIYKK, via the coding sequence ATGCTTGAAAAAATTAGTGAACTCGATCAGCGGCTGTTTTTATTTCTGAATAGCTTTCATTCGGACTTTTTTGATCCAATTGTCTATCAATTTACCCAAACCTTGCCATGGGTACCACTTTATATTTTTTTATCCTATCTCATCATAAAAACTTATGGAACAAACAGTTGGTGGATTTTTCTGGCAGTTGGGTTGACCATTTTATTGGCAGATAAGACTACTTCAGCTCTGATGAAACCTTACTTCGAAAGGCTACGGCCTTGTCGAGATGCCAGTTTGGAAGGGCTCATCCACCATTACGGAAACTGTAGTGGGGGATTTAGCTTTGCCTCTTCGCATGCTGCTAACAGCTTTGGGATTGCCACTATCATGACCTTAGGTATTTCCCATAAGTATATTGCTGTAAGGTGGCTTTTTCTATGGGCAGTTTTATTTTCGTACACCAGAATTTATTTAGGTGTTCATTATCCCGGTGATGTGATGGCAGGAGCTATTGTAGGAATTTTAAGTGGGTCTGTTTCTTTTTACATTTTCAGGATAATCAATCAAAAAGTACAGATTTATAAAAAGTAA
- the hemF gene encoding oxygen-dependent coproporphyrinogen oxidase, which produces MDKITIAQDFMAIQDHICKELEAGDGKAKFKEDKWTRSEGGGGRTRIIQNGNVIEKGGVAFSAVEGPTPEKILNKLQLEKADFYATGVSIVIHPESPMVPIIHMNIRYFEMSNGVKWFGGGIDLTPHYINLDDAVYFHQKVKETCDRFNPDYYPKFKKWADDYFFIKHRNETRGIGGIFFDRLFSEDTIEMAGVFEFVKSIGYLFPQIYRHLMTKNQSLSYGENEKKWQYLRRGRYVEFNLVWDAGTKFGLDTNGRTESILMSMPPTAQWEYMNQPEAGSREVLTLEYLKKGVDWTNMN; this is translated from the coding sequence ATGGATAAAATTACAATTGCCCAAGATTTCATGGCTATTCAAGACCATATTTGCAAAGAACTTGAGGCTGGAGACGGAAAAGCAAAATTCAAAGAGGACAAATGGACGCGGTCTGAAGGTGGTGGAGGAAGGACAAGAATTATTCAAAACGGTAATGTTATTGAAAAAGGTGGGGTTGCATTCTCCGCAGTAGAAGGTCCGACCCCAGAAAAAATACTGAACAAACTTCAACTGGAAAAAGCTGATTTTTATGCCACGGGAGTATCCATTGTAATCCATCCTGAAAGTCCCATGGTACCCATTATCCATATGAATATCCGTTATTTTGAAATGAGTAATGGAGTGAAATGGTTTGGAGGCGGTATAGATTTGACTCCTCATTATATCAATCTTGATGATGCAGTTTATTTCCATCAAAAGGTAAAGGAAACTTGTGATCGTTTCAATCCAGATTACTACCCGAAATTCAAAAAATGGGCTGATGACTATTTTTTTATCAAACACAGAAATGAAACAAGAGGAATAGGAGGTATATTTTTCGATCGGTTATTCAGTGAAGACACTATTGAAATGGCTGGTGTTTTTGAATTTGTCAAATCAATAGGCTACTTGTTTCCTCAGATTTACAGACATTTAATGACCAAAAACCAATCTCTGTCTTATGGGGAAAATGAAAAGAAATGGCAATATCTTCGCCGGGGACGTTATGTGGAATTCAATTTGGTTTGGGATGCAGGAACTAAATTCGGCTTGGACACAAACGGCAGGACGGAGAGTATTCTGATGAGTATGCCCCCTACTGCCCAATGGGAATATATGAATCAACCCGAGGCGGGTTCCAGGGAAGTACTGACTCTTGAATACCTAAAAAAAGGTGTTGACTGGACCAATATGAATTGA